The nucleotide sequence tatatatatatatatatataatgctcaacaaaagaataaattacattaataactatgaaaatattatctatgaatatataataataatgaatatattatttttttttagattaaaatataccaaaaatatattgtaaataagaaaaatttaattgattgaaaactatttatatattatttatataaaatttagattgatATATCTTTCAATCTAATTACATGAAATTCTAATGCAAtatgtatattgaaaaaatagtttctatattataataataatataaacttctatataatatatataatattataataggaataggattataattaatacaccaaaattttaaaaattttttatatgtaatatattttataaaaaattaataattatataaaattaaattatataatattaattatattataaaattaaaaattaataattattaatttaaatatgaatattacacAACATTTCTTTGTTCCTGAAAGAACTTTAGgctaatattgtaattacaatttttttatttaataactaatttaataattaataaataaaattataatgatgacTATAACTATCATAAAAACACGTTTTATAATtctagaatttataaaaaacattaatattactgGAATGGAaactgatatttaataaattttgtaattaattaagatttatatataaatctatatataatctatatataaatatagatatatattatattatatattataattatttaattattaacataaaaataaaggaaataaatacaaagatataaatgtaaaacttttaaaaattaatataattatcaagttaatttcaatcataatTTGCATCAATCACaagtgataataaattttgtattcattacattaaacaattcaaatatgatatattatacatcacataaaaaatgaaaagctgaaatataattatataataattctatatgcCATCactaataatagatttatttaaaaatacaaaatgagaaaatataacattaaatatcatataatataaatatagtaatattattgattattcttattgcaatatttttttatagcttACAatcatattgattattattattgttacacaattgtaaataatataaattcatattccaaaatatttaaaacataaaaatattgatacatattataataatacaataattgtaaaataacaattgaaattaaaaaatatatatatcacttttatgttagatttttatattagattttatttcataatttttagaattttaatttcaaattcatattcaagataattaattatctttattttattttttttattaatttaaaaattataaaaatattatatatatttataaaaatattattatatactgtttttgtatttatatttaaaaaaaaatttttaaatttaaaaatattatttaatatttaatgatttattaaatatttattattatttttttattattaaatattttaaaatgatttttatttaaataaatatttaaattaaaaattaaaaatatataaaaatgaagacttcaatattaatatttaaaaagttaaatatttttacttcctgataattattattttatatattaataacatttacattaaatattataatataattattatttttaaattaaatcatatttaatacatttcaaatattaatatatataacatatttgaaacattacatgattttatttatacatatatttctttatatatatctaatttaatatatattatctaatatatctttataatataatatatatctaatatatttttacaatataatttaataaaagaataaaatgttctttattatatttatttgattttatatttccatttttagataaaatataaatttcatacaaaattcattaataatttaaaacatttaaattttatattagatcagatctatttataaataataaataatataataaataaacataaatttagatttcaaaacattgatattatatatatatatatatataaattatatacaattatatatatatatatatatatatatatagatgaaaataaatataatgtattcatatttcttttttttattaacatgtattaataataaaaataataaatataaattataattaagaaaaaaagataacaatGTTTGAGGTTAAGTTGTAACGATCAGTAATCTAACctagaatttcatttattttcgcatgaattatgattataaaattaaatttttaattaaaaaaaaataaaaaaaaaatgaatttaaaaaaatgattaataaagataattatttatacataaatataaacacattaaaaataatgaaaactattatttattagtcaTTATGTTCagttcatttcatatttttttatgtacgaTTTTCGCAAtacataataacatttttatattttgaaaataaaatgaaataaaataaaaataaaataaattttttcatttataaattcttttaagccatattataatgtaacattaaaacataaaatatatttcatttcaattactattttttcgttttacattctgctttctttcttttcactttttttttatctctaattggttaaaatatatacattgcaagaacaaataattatatgtacatacatatgtGCGGGCGCGTGCGCACATATGAATGCACAtatgtatgcatatatatgtatatcgcacactttttttaatataaatactataaattaaaattttgactcACCAGGTATTTTTCATTGTTAGACACTTGATTAAATACTGTCAAATACTTCACTTCACTAAATGTACAAAACAcggatatttcttaataacttGTCAATACATACACTGTCttttaattcctttctttctataatttaacaaaatcacaattttcagcacttattctttttcaagattCTTGAATCGCCGTAAAAAAACGTGTTTGACACCTTTTTCTTTGGTAATCAACAAAGTAtacgataatgaaaaaataaacagatcgtgatcataaaattaaacattaattatacttataataaaattcctatCAGAGaagacattaaaaaattttcttgaaataagtTCAACGTATGATTTTCACGCCCTTTAAGTGCCGACCATATTTCACACGTGGACACTTGTATCTTTTCGTGAATACGAGCGGTTAAAATGTCGGACTCCCACGCTACCACCTTCGGACAATTACATGTAACGGTTGACACTATAAAAACACCATATCAATGACACTATGTGCACACTACACAGTATAgcacaattatttcaaattatcaccGTTATAAAAGAACATCGAAAGAACGAGAAACAGCATGCGTATCACGATCACTCCGTTCATTCGTTCGAGTAGTCACCTGTTACAAGTAGACAGATTGACCCTTTtcctaattaaatttttactttttttttatattagataaatattatcattgaagTATAATACATTTCTGATACACTTCTGAGTATTCGCATCTTTATTGCAAAAAGCGGTaacgtattttttattaagcaCAGAACACCAAAGAATAATGAACGTAAGCACgatgaaagatgaaaaaagtcAATGGCTACCGtttgttttctttcattcgttcGTTTGCTTGTTCGTTCAACTGCGAATACGTTGAATCGGGCTTAATCGGGTCAAATCGGCTCAATTCAGGTTATGGCCATCGAGGAGTCGAGCATGCTTTGCATGACGCGGCTCGACGACAGGTATATCACGTGGTTCGTCGCGTCCTTTCTCAGTCGCAACGTCACTGATATAGTTCTGTGGCGATCCTCCTACACTTGCCACCAGAGGGATTCAcactaaaaacaaaattctcaCATTCATTTAActattctttcttaaaaatatatcttctgaATTGTCTACAAATTCTTATATCTAAAGCACGAGCCTGTCCTTTTAATAGatgttatcaaatttaatagtaaTCTCAGAATGGAAAActgcattattttattttatttttctatattttcaattttttttatttttctaatattacaaattcgtgattttgaatgaataagaaaattatatttttagcgaATTCCTCTAATGGCAAGTGTAAAAGGAGAACCGCcacatttcttttcaatttgacTCGCTCGAAACACACACTAAATAAGTCAGTGTTCAGAGCTTGTCGATGACAATGAATTAAGGGCTCCAACGTGTCTCTGGATTATTGATATGATTGAAACATATACACTATAAGGTAATTCTCTTGCTACTTGTTTCAAAGACAATGCCACCGATCACACCACAGCGATAACGCAacgtttcgatatatataatttgtgggACTGATCTTTGATATCAAAGAATGATATTGAGATAgctatgtgtgtgtgtgtgtgtgtgtgcgcgtgtaTGTGCGCGTGCGTGTAcgcatgtgtgtgtgtatgatatatgtaaaataaaaataagagtgTAATCAGCCTTTGAATTAACTAGCGGGAGAATCACCCTGTAGTTAGACGTGCTGCTGCATATACCACGTCGTGTTCTGGCGCCGTCGGCGCTGCTGCTGCGGACGGAGAAGGTCGGAGTAATAAAACTGGCTGACACCCCCGCGAAAGCGCTGCAATGAACTCGTCCGGTTTGTAGGGTCAAAAGCACCGTGGCAAAATAATAACAGAACGCAGTCGCCACCACCGTCAACGTCGTATGAGTTGAAGAGACAGCAACAGTCGTAATTGCCGTCACAATCgaccttttttaaataagttgtTATTGTCGTTGTCTTATTGTTGTTGTCGTTTCTACCgttgccgccgccgccgcgagAAAAACGGCGCGACGCCCCGACGCGGCGGAAAGTTGTCAAAACAGCACAACGTCGCGTGCTACCACTGCTTctactgctgctgctgctaccactactactactactactgctaATGCTGTTccaccttctcctccttctcctccttctcctccttctttttcttctactaCTGTTGTTGTTGCTATTGTTGCTGCTCTTGCTGGTGGTTGTTCGCGGCCGCGGGTTTTGGCGGGTTTCCACGAGCGACGAGCGCGCACACCACTGGCACACACCGCGGCCGCCGTGCATTCACCTCGTCCTCACACTTTGCGCCACTGCTGCCGTTACCGTCACTATCGCTGCCGCCACTACCacttttaatgttattattttcgcctttgttcttaatattatattttccgtttttattttcgatatgtTTCTTCgacaaaactttattattttgtgatGTCGCGATCggtttttataagaatttcctCGTGCACTGAAACGAGACCAAAAATCGTTTCGCCACGCTACTTTTTGACACGTATTAAGATTACACACCTTTAAACTAACCTTGTCACCTTTGAAATAAACAATTGCAAATATCGACTCACAAAATAACGTATACAAACTGTTCAACGTCCTTACACTGAACACGAGATTTGTATCCCCTAATCGCGGAGATACCGCATCACTTTCACGGGCGAACATGGAGCTCGATCCATGCCGAGTGTTTTGTAAAATGTCCGCATCTCCGTTTTGTGGCGCTTCTGATCTGTCGTCTTCTGTCTCTTAATACTTTCACCTTTTCCATGTGGTTTTTGCTTGCTACTCAGGTTTACCAACttctatataatgtttttatgtaattttaaagtaaatatctTGGATGTTATAtgtgtattattttcttttatatcatttttattaatattaattattttattaaaattctataaattcagACTTAATGTTTACTTAGTTTTAcacaaattattatgtaaagtGTTATTCATAATTCACATAATATCATAGATTAggttattttaatcttataaaatattaaatcaataaaaaattttaattcaaatattcttgtctataaataaattttaaatatatatatattttttttaataaatttttaatgtttaaatatttttttctaataaagatttaaaaacatttaaagtaagattatatgaatattattaatattacaatataatataacaaatattattgataacatttaatatttatatttatgatatgatttatgcatatacttattaataatatataataataaaatcaaatttttgatcgatttttaaaaacaattcatcaagaaataaataaaatttataaaataaagtcaATTTACAcaaatcgtatttatatatatatatatatatatatgaaataaaacaaaaaaataattgatcgatcatatgaaaaaataaattaaaattatcgtattaataaaaaaatttattttaactaattgtgaattataaaatttaaaaattaaaattatttaaaatttaaaaattttaatttaaaattaaaatttaatttaaaatttttgaatatttaatttaaaaatttattgatctttcatattttaaatttaaaatgaattttttttaagttaatatattataatcaatattaaatataaatttttatacgcttaatttattatttgaaaatacaaattttttatgattttaataaattatatttataatcatatgatgaattctataaataatatatcatattaaaaataaagtatataataattaatatttaaaaattaattaattaaattaaaaattcataataatttatacactttatttataatgtatttatataaatagtactATATATACctaaaatattcatcatatcaattttaataagctaatataagaatttaatgataatgatgaatgaaataaatgaatttaataattttttttaaaaaaatgttttatatgttttatattatattatatataaaattcttaaacaatttgttattaaattggcattaaatttctataatttgaaatatgacTACATAAAATATGCACATTTATGTATGTTGTCATTACGTATTGATTTTGAtgtcaaatataatatcaacttTGCACAAATTTAcacaaatttgtattaaatttgtatcaaaaagcTTGATATACAACCTCATATTTTAGCAAATACATaatagcaaaaaaataaatcttaaatagtAATCATAAATAGACGCtattataatctttcaatgattaaaattattataataataaaatatataatatataaatacttacaattatttactaaaaattaatattattcatatatattttgatttataaatattttttgaaataaataagatatataaaatattatttacgattatttacaattattattcttattaaaatatacaagtataacttcaactttattttttttcctcaaaatctttttttgaataatcattaaattcagaaaaaattatgtatattcataGTTCATATGATTTCTTGTTTCACATCTTTATTATAACTtgatgaatatgaaaaagaaaatcaaacaaaatatattagtattaatgagatatatagtaatataataatattaattattaaaaataaaatttaataataaaattattaaaaagatataataatttttatatatcataaatataaagaataaaaatatcgttatatCAAATGAGAAGTAGATTCAATTTAGATGGTTAgcttcaataataaattatattaaataatgaatttattctgCAAATAAAaagcttattattaatatattgtacataattttatgtaacatattcatagataattatatgatagttattatgtaaataaatataatacttatattttaattctgttggacatttattatttttatagtcttggcattatatgtaatattaatacctgtaataaaatataaatatataagattaatgaaaatatgatattttgaaatatataaaaaaatcaatgcatataaattcaatattattaatgaaaagcaataacaataattgtatttgtttaaaagccaaaaaaaataggaaaattttaatatcagatcttacatattttcactatttattataactatctaaaaattatataatgttttatatatatatatatatataaaactttagataaatagatatgatagatatagatatatattatataaatatattatataaatatattatatataaattttcattatatatataatgaaaatattatggagtatataaaatatacatacagaaTTTATCATCTTGTTTTACATCATTACTATTAttggtaataaaaaattttttggataaaattaaatggattcaaaaaaaaaaataaatttttatgttattaatttttttttaagtgaatacatagaatacataaaaaatatgaaaattatgaatgtattttatatatagattatttttcattgtattatttgatataaaaaatattctctatataaatattaattatgtctAAACATCATTAGATAAATCTAAacattcagaaaatattttaatttgttaaaaattaaaattacaatttagtATATGAAAAACAAAGAACACACAAAacagtattttatttatgttctttttatctttaaaatacattaaaatattttttaaaatgcaaaagtacataatcttatttaaaaacaatattaatgaattttacatttaattttacatatcttCTAAGCattcatttacaaaaaattaaaactcttcctaaaaactaaatttaattccatttaattccatgtgaaatttttattatgaataatgatgaaaattgaagtgaatatttgataaaaagtttgatatattaatgatgtattttctatagaaaaaattataattcttattataattctcatctaaaaaaataaaagtattgcaCAATGCAGTACAATAATATACTTAAAGTGTATAAAATCCTA is from Apis mellifera strain DH4 linkage group LG2, Amel_HAv3.1, whole genome shotgun sequence and encodes:
- the LOC100576896 gene encoding uncharacterized protein LOC100576896 isoform X1; its protein translation is MHGGRGVCQWCARSSLVETRQNPRPRTTTSKSSNNSNNNSSRRKRRRRRRRRRRRWNSISSSSSSSGSSSSSRSSGSTRRCAVLTTFRRVGASRRFSRGGGGNGRNDNNNKTTTITTYLKKVDCDGNYDCCCLFNSYDVDGGGDCVLLLFCHGAFDPTNRTSSLQRFRGGVSQFYYSDLLRPQQQRRRRQNTTCVNPSGGKCRRIATELYQ
- the LOC100576896 gene encoding uncharacterized protein LOC100576896 isoform X2 encodes the protein MHGGRGVCQWCARSSLVETRQNPRPRTTTSKSSNNSNNNSSRRKRRRRRRRRRRRWNSISSSSSSSGSSSSSRSSGSTRRCAVLTTFRRVGASRRFSRGGGGNGRNDNNNKTTTITTYLKKVDCDGNYDCCCLFNSYDVDGGGDCVLLLFCHGAFDPTNRTSSLQRFRGGVSQFYYSDLLRPQQQRRRRQNTT